A part of Aegilops tauschii subsp. strangulata cultivar AL8/78 chromosome 2, Aet v6.0, whole genome shotgun sequence genomic DNA contains:
- the LOC123493337 gene encoding uncharacterized protein isoform X2, with the protein MTTSRRVADRKIAVFEKNITKRGSVPETVKKGNDYPVGPIVLGFFVFVVVGSSLFQIIRTASNAGLF; encoded by the exons atG ACTACCTCAAGACGTGTTGCTGATAGGAAAATTGCAGTATTTGAGAAGAATATCACGAAGAGGGGTTCTGTTCCCGAGACAGTCAAGAAAGGAAATGATTATCCTGTTGGACCTATCGTGCTTGGATTTTTTGTCTTCGTTGTTGTTGGGTCAT CTCTGTTCCAGATCATCAGGACAGCCTCAAACGCCGGTCTCTTCTGA
- the LOC123493337 gene encoding putative polyol transporter 1 isoform X1, translated as MAKPGRRPVNKYAFATTVLSTATPLFLGYDLAMVSSTAVLAEADLRLLACVVVLSSLVGALTSLVAQCFLGDRRTVLLSAVVLCVGALTRGLAAGPAAFTAGVFVNGIGMGQALMIVPAYVAELCPSSLRGALTSHPDGFVYLGCILGSLCYSTGFVKLPANLAWCLTIVSGTAVPASLTCAVLLMPESPRWLVARDQMTKARRVLSRTSATLEEAELRWLEIKAELGAPHDGIEETVATSVRRKRWKKECAIWRELLARPTEPLPRAIVSALVAKVFASGMGRMSQYVQRGFLDVGVSSARQTRRALLAFGIAVVMSFSVSLVLVELGLLLVTALAGSRAPSHPPPHRCGGHVGMTRRQEQLKRSRGLSATMLLSLIALVWIAPGPAQWADEPSPSSSGSSRWVWAATAVVKRASVFWSFARAYGASSVPVQWSLLVCPAVGVLVWFFFCACLLGARRRRASFIHVRSFPISTSAASLASLVHG; from the exons ATGGCGAAGCCCGGAAGGCGCCCTGTAAACAAGTATGCATTTGCCACCACCGTGCTATCGACTGCCACACCCCTCTTCTTGGGCTACG ACCTGGCCATGGTGAGCAGCACGGCCGTGCTCGCGGAGGCCGACCTGAGGCTCCTGGCGTGCGTCGTCGTGCTCTCTTCCCTCGTGGGCGCGCTCACATCCTTGGTAGCGCAGTGCTTCCTGGGTGATCGCCGCACCGTCCTCCTGTCCGCCGTGGTGCTCTGCGTGGGCGCACTCACCAGGGGGCTCGCCGCCGGCCCCGCGGCGTTCACGGCCGGTGTCTTCGTCAACGGCATCGGCATGGGCCAGGCGCTCATGATCGTCCCGGCGTACGTAGCCGAGCTCTGTCCCTCCTCGCTGCGCGGCGCCCTCACCTCCCACCCGGACGGCTTCGTGTACCTCGGCTGCATCCTCGGTTCCCTCTGCTACTCCACGGGCTTCGTGAAGCTCCCGGCGAACCTCGCCTGGTGTCTGACCATAGTCTCCGGAACGGCCGTTCCGGCCTCGCTCACCTGCGCCGTCCTTCTCATGCCGGAGTCGCCCCGGTGGCTCGTGGCCAGGGACCAGATGACCAAGGCCCGGCGCGTGCTCTCCAGGACGTCCGCGACGCTGGAGGAGGCAGAGCTCCGTTGGCTTGAGATAAAAGCCGAGCTCGGCGCACCGCACGATGGCATCGAAGAGACGGTGGCGACGTCGGTCAGACGTAAACGGTGGAAGAAGGAGTGCGCGATATggagggagctgctggcgaggccGACGGAGCCTCTCCCCCGCGCGATCGTCAGCGCGCTGGTCGCCAAGGTCTTCGCGTCCGGCATGGGGCGCATGTCCCAGTACGTGCAGCGCGGCTTCCTCGACGTCGGCGTCTCGTCGGCCCGGCAGACGCGGAGGGCGCTGCTGGCGTTCGGGATCGCcgtggtgatgtccttctccgtgTCGCTGGTCCTCGTGGAGCTCGGCTTGCTGCTGGTGACGGCACTCGCAGGTAGCCGCGCGCCGTCCCACCCACCGCCTCACCGCTGCGGCGGCCACGTCGGCATGACACGGCGGCAAGAGCAGCTGAAGCGGTCGAGGGGGCTGTCCGCGACCATGCTGCTGTCGCTGATAGCGCTGGTGTGGATCGCGCCCGGGCCAGCGCAGTGGGCGGACGAACCGTCGCCGTCATCGTCCGGCAGCAGCCGGTGGGTGTGGGCGGCGACGGCCGTGGTGAAGAGGGCGTCGGTCTTTTGGAGCTTCGCGAGGGCGTACGGTGCCAGCTCCGTCCCCGTGCAATGGAGCTTGCTCGTTTGCCCCGCGGTCGGCGTGCTCGTGTGGTTCTTCTTTTGTGCGTGCCTCCTTGGCGCGAGGAGGAGGCGAGCCAGTTTCATTCACGTTCGGTCTTTCCCAATAAGCACGTCCGCCGCTAGTCTAGCGAGCTTGGTCCACGGCTGA